The Geothrix oryzae DNA window GAAGCCCCGGGTTCGCGTCGATCCCCAGGTCGGCCAGGGCCGGGATGGGAACCTCATCGGCGGTGACACCCTTGGGAAGCGGGGGAAGTTTTGACCGCAAATCCTGGATCAACGGAAGATCAATCCTGGCCATGATGGCCTTAGCGAAGGGCGTGAACACCCGGAACGGGCCTCCCTGCCCATTCCGTACGGACCCCGGCGGCAGCAGGGTCTCCCCCTCGAACAGGCAGAACCCGGTGCCCTGGCGCGCCAGGGCCTCGCCCACCCGGCGATCCCGCTCCCGGCCGAAGGGCTCCACCCAGCGGTGGGCCAGAACCCGATCCGCCCGCCACCGGGCCGCCAGCCGCGGCACCACCTCCACGCTGCGCCCGGGCACCACCAGCAGGCGCGAACCCAGCCGAGCGAGGTCGGCCTCCAGCGCCTTCAGCGATTCCAGCAGAAACTGCATCCGGTGGGGCAGCTCCCGGGCCCGCTCCGGCGCGAAGAAGAAAGGGTCCAGCACGAACAGCGGAATCACTTCGCCCGTGGCCACGGCCTCCGCCAGCGGGCCGTGATCCGCCACCCGCAGGTCCTTGCCCCGGAACCACACGATGCTCCGCATGGCCCGAGGCTAACCCGGGCCATGCAGGAAGAAGGTCCCCTCAAACCTGGACAGGCTCAGCGCTCGAGCTTGAACCCGATCTGGATCGTCACCTGGAACTCGGCGACCTTGCCGTCCTGGATGCGGCCCCGCTGCTCGACCACCTCGAACCAGGCCATGTGGCGAATGGACTTCCCGGCCTCCTCCACAGCCTGCTTCACCGCCTCGGCGAAGCTGACCGGAGAGGTGCCGACGATCTCGACCTTCTTGTAGATGCCGGACATGGATGCCTCCTTGCCGCCGATTGTGGGCGGGGCGACTGTAGGTTTCATAGATCTATTTTTCGCAAACAATGAATCCGGCCTGGCGCGAAGTCCTCAGATGGCCTGGCCGCCCCGCTCGCCGGTGCGGATGCGGATGCACTCCTTCAGATCCTGGACGAAGATCTTCCCGTCCCCCACCTCGCCCGCGCCATGGCGGGCCGTGCGGATGATGGTGTCCACGGTGATGCCTTCGAAGTCGTCGTTGCAGGCGATGGTGATCTGGATCTTGGGGATCAGGTTCGGCACGACCTTCTTGCCCCGCTGGACCACGATCTCCTGCTGGCGCCCGTGGCCACTGACCCGGGAGACGGTGATCCGTTCGATCTCCGCTTCGATCAGGGCCTCGCGAACCTCGTCGAGCTTCTCTTCGGGGATGATGGCGGTGATGAGCTTCATCGGATCCTCCTGGTTCAGCCAAGTTGAGCCTAGTCGAGCCTAGTTGAGATTGTTCAGCCCGTAGGCGCGTTCCCCGTGGATCTCGTGGTCGAGGCCGGTCTTCTCCACCGACTCGGCCACGCGGAAACCGACGACCTTTTCCACCAGCCAGGCGATGAGGAGCGTCATGACCACGGAGAACACGATGGTGGCGCCCACCGCGAAGGCCTGGACCTTCAGCTGGGCCAGCACACCCCAGCCGGGGGACTTGGCGGCGGCTTCGGCCCACCAGGAATCCCGGATGAAGAAGGTGAGGCCCAGGGCCCCGACGATGCCGCCGGTCCCGTGGATTCCGAAGGCATCCAGGGAGTCGTCGTAGCCCAGCCGGTTCTTCAGCATGATCATGCCGTAGCAGGTGCAGGCGGCGATGGCGCCTAGGGCCAGGGCCCCGCCCACCTGGACCACGCCGGCCGCGGGCGTGATGACCACCAGGCCCGCGAGGATGCCCGAGGCCATGCCCAGGCTCGTGGGCTTGTCCTCGCGGATGGTCTCGATCAGCACCCAGGTGAGGGCGCCCGCGGCCGCCGCCACCTGCGTGACCGTGAGGGCCCGGGCGGTCTCCAGGTTCGAGGCGATGGACGAGCCCGCGTTGAAGCCGAACCAGCCCACCCACAGAAGGCCCGCGCCGATCAGGGTGAAGGTCAGGTTGTTGGGGGCCATGGCGGTCTTCGGGTAGCCGTGGCGGGCGCCCAGGAACAGAGCCAGGGCCAGGCCGGCCACGCCCGAGGAGATGTGCACCACCGTGCCGCCGGCGAAGTCGATGGCCCCCTTGGCCCCGAGGTTGAAGAAGTAGCCATCCGAGGCCCACACCCAGTGGCAGAGCGGGCAGTACACGAAGAGCACCCAGAGCGTGATGAAGGCCACCCAGCCCCGGAACGAGATCCGCTCCGCCACGGCCCCGGCGATCAGGGCGGGCGTGATGATGGCGAACTTGCCCTGGAACATGGCGAAGGCGTACTCGGGCACCCCCGCGGGAAGGATCGTGTGGTCGATGCTGCGGAGGAGGACCAACCCGCGGCTCCAGCCGATGAGGCCGCCCAGGGCGTTGGGCCCGAAGCTGAGGGCGTAGCCCACCACCGTCCAAAGGACGCCCACCACGGCCATGGCCGAGAACGAATGCATCATGGTGCCGAGGACATTCTTGGTCCGGACCAGCCCACCGTAGAACATGGCCAGCCCCGGCACCATCAGCAGCACCAGAGTGGTGGAGGTCAGCATCCACGCCGTGGTACCCGTGTCGTTCACCGGACCGGCGGTCCCGGCGGCCAGGGGAAGCCCCGCACCCAGGATGGCGGCGAGCGGAAGGGATCGCTTCCAGGTCATCGGTTCCTCCGAAAAAGCGTGCGGATCCAACCTATGCAATAAAGTCCTGGATTCTAAGTCAATTTAATAGGCCATCCATCCAACATAAAAAAGATTGATACGGGCATAACCCAGGCGCACGGGCCCGGAGCCGCTCGCCAGACCAGAGGCGGACCTTCCTTCAGGTCATCCGCTGGTCTCGCTGCCCAGCGCCACCTGCCAGAGCCCGGTGGGATCGGGATGCAGCAGCCACTCGGACACCACGGGGCGCCGGGTCCAGGCCCCCAGCTCGAGTTCCTGATCCAGCTGGCCGGCGCTCCAGCCGGCGTAGCCCAGGAACAGGCGGTACCGGGCCGTGGAATCTCCCAGCAGGGCTTCCAGCAGATCCTTGCGATGGCTCACGAAGTGCGTGAGGTCCACCACCGTGTCCTCCTCTTCGGGCAGGCCGCCTTGCACCAGGAGGATGCCCCGCTGGGGATCCACGGGGCCGCCCCGCCAGGCGCTGGCCTCGGCGGAGCCCTCATAGGCCATGCCGCCCTCTTCGCAGACCTGGGCCAGGGACAACGGCAGGGGACGGTTCAGCACCAGCCCCAGGGCGCCTTCCTCGTCGTGCTCCACGACGAGCACCACCGCATGGAGGAAGTTGGGATCCAACAGCGCGGGGCTGGCCACCAGGAGACAAGGAGCTTCGGGCGTCATGATGCCGATGATGATAGCCCACCGCCCCGGTCCGGGAGCCCGGATAGCCTGGAAGGATGCGAACGCCCCTGCCATCCCACCTCGGCGCCCTCCGCGAAGGGGTGGCCCTCCTCCTCCGCCACCCCTGGCTCGCCTTCAGCCTGGTCCTGCTGGCCATGGTGCTGGCCCAGCTGGGGCCCGCGCTGGAGCTGGCGGCCGGGGCGACGCCCAGCCTTCTGATCCAGCCCATCTTCGGCTTCGTGGGCCTTCTTCCCCTGGAGATGTACTTCGTGCCGAAGCTGCAGGCCCGGTTGGACGCCGAGACCCTGGACACCCCCGGCAACCCGGCCGCCGGCTGGCGGGAAGGCTTCGATCGCCGCTGGGCCCTGGCCTTCCTCGTCCGCCTCGGCCTCAGCGTGGCCATCGGGCTCGGGCTGCTGCTCTTCCTGGTGCCGGGCATCGTGATCCTCACCCTGTTCGGCTGGGCGCCCATGCGCATGCTGCTCCGCGGGGAGGCGCCGCTGGCGGCCCTCCGCTGGAGCCAGGCCTCGATGGTCCGCCACTGGCCGCGGATCGTGCAGGCCGTGCTGGCCATGATGCTGGTGGCCCTGGTCTATCAGGTGGCTGCGGGCTGGAGCCTGGAACGGCTGCTGCCCACGGCGGATCCCGACCTAGGGCCCAGCGCCCTGCTGCGGCTGAAGCATCCCGCCTTCTGGCTCTTCAATCTGCTGGGGGGGGTCATGAACCTCTGGCTCAGCTGCTCCCTGCTGGCCCTGTACCACCGGCTGGAAGCCGCCGTCCTGCGGCCCTAGCTAGCAGCCGCAGTCCCGGACTTTCCCCTCGCCCTGGAGGCAGACTTCGCAGACCCGGATGGCCTGCCCGATTCCGATCAGTTCGACCTCCGGGCTGAGGAAACCGGGCTTGAGGGGTTCCACCTTCATCAGATCGGTGGAGAGGTATTTCTTGTTGCTGTCGCTGAAGACCGTCGCGACCACCGCCTCCGGACCGAGCCGTTCCTGGGCCTCGAGGGCCGCGAGGAAGTTGGCCCCGCTGCTGATGCCCACGCCCAGACCCCGGTCCGCCAGCTTCTGGGCCATGAGGATGGCGTCGCCATCGTCCACGGACAGGATGTCGTCCAGCTGGTCCAGCTTCACGATGCTGGGAATGAATTCATCGGAGATGCCCTGGATGCGGTGCTTCCCGATCTTGTGGCCCGTGTGCAGGGTGGGGGAGTTGGAGGGTTCCACGGGATGGATCCGGATGCCGGAATCCATGCCCTTGAGGAAGCGGCCCACGCCCATCACCGTGCCACCCGTGCCCACGCCGGCGACGAAGGCATCCGGCCTCAGTCCCGCCGAGGCGAGCTGGGCCCAGATCTCCGGGCCCGTGGTGGTGGCGTGGGCCTCCACATTGACCTCGTTGGCGAACTGGCAGGGCAGGTAGGCGTCCGGCGTCTCCGCCGCCCAGACCTCGCTGAGCCGGATGGACCCCAGGAAGCCGCCCTCGGCCGCACTCACCAGGCGGATCTGCGCGCCGAAGGAGCGGATCAGGTCCTTCCGCTCCTGGCTCATCCAGTCCGGCATGAAGATGGTCACGGGGTGCCCCAGCGCCCGGCCCAGGGCCGAGAAGGAGATGCCGGTGTTCCCGCTGGTGGCCTCGGCGATGGGCGCCCCGGGCTTGAGGGCGCCGCTCTCGTGGGCTCTCCGGAGGACATGCAGGGCCATCCGGTCCTTGATGCTGCCCGTGAAGTTGAAGCTCTCGGCCTTGGCGTAGATCCGGCGCGCCTGGCCGCGGAACCGGACATCCACCGCCAGCAGGGGCGTGCAGCCCACCAGGCGGCTCAGGGTGCGGAGGGTCGGCTGAATCTCGGTCATTCCTGGAGCCTCGTCTAAGGATGCCTCCACCTTCGCACGGCGGGATCCTTTGTTCATCCGGAAGCGAACGGGGCCTAGGGTCTGTTTTCAAATTCCACGGCACCGCGACGAAGGCCATCCGGGATGCACCGCAAGGAAGGGCCCGCAGGGCGATGTGGTTCATCGTTCAAGGGCTCTGACGCCGCGGGGCCCCCGGATGGCCTCGTCCCGAAGGGTTGGGTGGGCAGCTGTCGCGATGCTGCGTCAGGCTCCTCGACCTTGGAACCACCAAGGCCTTCGTCGCCTTCCTTGCCTCGCTCGGCTGCCCGCCCAGCGCGGCGTCGCGGAATTTGAAAACAGACCCTAGTCTTCCTCGGAGAAGTACCCCGGGTCCTCGATCTCCACGAGCTTCCCCGCGCCCAGCTCCCGGCGCTGGTCGGGGCTCAGGGCCGCTTCGATCCAGCGTGGATCCGTACGGCCATTGAGGAAGTGGGCCGAGGGCTCGGCGGCGTCGAAGGCCTCACGGGTGCGCCAGAGGTGCACCCAGCCCACATGGTTGATGCGCGCCCAGACCATCATGGCTGCGCCGCCCCCTTCAAGTCCGTCCCCTTCAAGCCCGTCCGGTTCAAGTGCAGGGCCCCCCCGCTTCGCCTTCCTTGCGGAGCACCGACACCGCGTGGAGGAGCAGCGGCCAGGCCAGCTGGATCTGCTCCAGCGCCGCGGCCGGACGGCCGGAGAGGTTCAGGATCACCGAGCGCGACGCGATGCCGCAGACCGCCCGGCTGGCGAAGGCCAGCGGATGGCCGCCCTTGGCGCGGATGAGCTCGCAGATGCCGGGAGCCTCCCGCTCGATGACGCGGCGCGTGGCCTCGGGCGTCGTGTCCCGGGGCCCGAATCCCGTTCCGCCGCAGGTGAGGATCAGGGGCACCTGCTCGGCCACGGCCCGGCGCAGATCCACCTCCAGGACCGCCGGATCATCCGGCATGAGCGAGGCGGTGACTCCCGCCACGCCCTGTCCCTTCAGCCAGCTGGTCAACAAGGGCGTGGACTGGTCCTGGTACTCGCCCTTGGAGGCCCGGTCCGAGAGGGTGACGAGGTGCACGCGATCCATGCGGAGTCCTCCCTGGGTTGGCATCGGTTGGGCATGTCCCACCTGAGGATGCCACAATGGGCCATGGCCGACGCATCCCTGTCCAGATCCATCCGTCCCGGGGCCGCCCTGGGCCTGCTCGGCGGGGGCCAGCTGGGTCGCATGTTCACCCTGGCAGCCCGCAATCTGGGCTTCCGCGTCCACGCCCTGGATCCCGGCCACGACTGCCCCGCGGGCCAGGTGGCCGATCTCGAGATCCGCGCCGCCTACAACGATGTCTACGCCGCCCAGGCTCTGGCCCGGGGCGTGGATGTGGTGACCGTCGAGTTCGAGAACATCCCGGCGGAAACCCTCGAGGCCGTGGCCACGATCCGGCCCATGCATCCCGGGGCCCATGTGCTGCACACGGTCCAGCACCGGCTCCGCGAGAAGCGGTTTCTGGCTGAGCACGCATTCCCCGTAACGCCCTTCCGCGAGATCAACACCGAGGCCGATCTCCATGAGGCGACCTCGGCGCTGGGATTCCCCTCCGTCCTCAAGACCGCCAGCTTCGGCTATGACGGCAAGGGGCAGAAGAAGCTGATGGGCGCCGCCGACATCGGCCCGGCCTTCGCCGCCCTGGGCGGTCAGCAAGGCATCCTCGAGGCCTGGGTGCCCTTCGAGCTGGAATGCAGCGTGATCTGCGCCCAGTCCGCCACCGGCGAGACCAGCGTCTGGCCCGTGGCCGAGAATGCCCACCAGAACCACATCCTCGACACGACCGTCTTCCCCGCCCGCATCCCCGCCGCCGCCGCGGCGAAGGCCCAGGCCATGGCCCTGGACATCGCCAAGGCCCTGGGCGTGGTGGGCATGCTGACCGTGGAGTTCTTCCTCAAGCCCGGGGGCGAGCTGCTGGTGAACGAGCTGGCGCCGCGGCCGCACAACAGCGGCCACGCCACCATCGACGCCTGCGTCACGAGCCAGTTCGAGCAGCAGGTGCGCGCCGTCTGCGGCCTGCCCCTGGGGGAGACCACCCTGCTCCGCCCCGCCGCCATGGCCAACCTGCTGGGCGACCTGTGGCCGGC harbors:
- a CDS encoding dodecin — its product is MSGIYKKVEIVGTSPVSFAEAVKQAVEEAGKSIRHMAWFEVVEQRGRIQDGKVAEFQVTIQIGFKLER
- a CDS encoding P-II family nitrogen regulator, producing MKLITAIIPEEKLDEVREALIEAEIERITVSRVSGHGRQQEIVVQRGKKVVPNLIPKIQITIACNDDFEGITVDTIIRTARHGAGEVGDGKIFVQDLKECIRIRTGERGGQAI
- a CDS encoding ammonium transporter — its product is MTWKRSLPLAAILGAGLPLAAGTAGPVNDTGTTAWMLTSTTLVLLMVPGLAMFYGGLVRTKNVLGTMMHSFSAMAVVGVLWTVVGYALSFGPNALGGLIGWSRGLVLLRSIDHTILPAGVPEYAFAMFQGKFAIITPALIAGAVAERISFRGWVAFITLWVLFVYCPLCHWVWASDGYFFNLGAKGAIDFAGGTVVHISSGVAGLALALFLGARHGYPKTAMAPNNLTFTLIGAGLLWVGWFGFNAGSSIASNLETARALTVTQVAAAAGALTWVLIETIREDKPTSLGMASGILAGLVVITPAAGVVQVGGALALGAIAACTCYGMIMLKNRLGYDDSLDAFGIHGTGGIVGALGLTFFIRDSWWAEAAAKSPGWGVLAQLKVQAFAVGATIVFSVVMTLLIAWLVEKVVGFRVAESVEKTGLDHEIHGERAYGLNNLN
- a CDS encoding YqgE/AlgH family protein, which encodes MTPEAPCLLVASPALLDPNFLHAVVLVVEHDEEGALGLVLNRPLPLSLAQVCEEGGMAYEGSAEASAWRGGPVDPQRGILLVQGGLPEEEDTVVDLTHFVSHRKDLLEALLGDSTARYRLFLGYAGWSAGQLDQELELGAWTRRPVVSEWLLHPDPTGLWQVALGSETSG
- a CDS encoding PLP-dependent cysteine synthase family protein — its product is MTEIQPTLRTLSRLVGCTPLLAVDVRFRGQARRIYAKAESFNFTGSIKDRMALHVLRRAHESGALKPGAPIAEATSGNTGISFSALGRALGHPVTIFMPDWMSQERKDLIRSFGAQIRLVSAAEGGFLGSIRLSEVWAAETPDAYLPCQFANEVNVEAHATTTGPEIWAQLASAGLRPDAFVAGVGTGGTVMGVGRFLKGMDSGIRIHPVEPSNSPTLHTGHKIGKHRIQGISDEFIPSIVKLDQLDDILSVDDGDAILMAQKLADRGLGVGISSGANFLAALEAQERLGPEAVVATVFSDSNKKYLSTDLMKVEPLKPGFLSPEVELIGIGQAIRVCEVCLQGEGKVRDCGC
- a CDS encoding MogA/MoaB family molybdenum cofactor biosynthesis protein, translated to MDRVHLVTLSDRASKGEYQDQSTPLLTSWLKGQGVAGVTASLMPDDPAVLEVDLRRAVAEQVPLILTCGGTGFGPRDTTPEATRRVIEREAPGICELIRAKGGHPLAFASRAVCGIASRSVILNLSGRPAAALEQIQLAWPLLLHAVSVLRKEGEAGGPCT
- a CDS encoding 5-(carboxyamino)imidazole ribonucleotide synthase yields the protein MADASLSRSIRPGAALGLLGGGQLGRMFTLAARNLGFRVHALDPGHDCPAGQVADLEIRAAYNDVYAAQALARGVDVVTVEFENIPAETLEAVATIRPMHPGAHVLHTVQHRLREKRFLAEHAFPVTPFREINTEADLHEATSALGFPSVLKTASFGYDGKGQKKLMGAADIGPAFAALGGQQGILEAWVPFELECSVICAQSATGETSVWPVAENAHQNHILDTTVFPARIPAAAAAKAQAMALDIAKALGVVGMLTVEFFLKPGGELLVNELAPRPHNSGHATIDACVTSQFEQQVRAVCGLPLGETTLLRPAAMANLLGDLWPADGEPAWERLLAHREVKLHLYGKTDARPGRKMGHLTALADTPEEALAKVLAAREALRG